From Streptosporangium album, the proteins below share one genomic window:
- the htpX gene encoding zinc metalloprotease HtpX produces MHHNGLRTAVLLGALSAVIIAVGAWLGGGAGVQIAVLIALVTNGVAYFFSDRIALSAMRARPVGEVEQPALYRIVRELSTEARQPMPRLYISPTMQPNAFATGRNPRNAVVCVTYGLTQLLDERELRGVIGHELSHVYNRDILVSSVAGALATMITYLGYVGLFFGGGDDDEGPGFIGVLLMMVLGPVAAGMIQMAISRSREYQADESGARLTGDPLALASALRKIEMGTRQLPLPENGRIASASHLMIASPFRGAGIGRMFSTHPPTSERVARLERMAGYRR; encoded by the coding sequence GTGCACCACAACGGTCTGCGTACCGCAGTCCTTCTCGGCGCACTGTCCGCGGTGATCATCGCGGTGGGGGCATGGCTGGGAGGCGGGGCCGGGGTGCAGATCGCGGTTCTGATCGCGCTGGTGACCAATGGTGTCGCCTACTTCTTCTCCGACCGGATCGCCCTGTCCGCAATGCGTGCCCGGCCGGTAGGCGAGGTCGAGCAGCCCGCCCTCTACCGGATCGTGCGCGAGCTCTCCACCGAGGCACGCCAGCCCATGCCCAGGCTGTACATCTCGCCGACCATGCAGCCCAACGCCTTCGCGACCGGTCGTAACCCCCGCAACGCCGTGGTCTGCGTGACCTACGGCCTCACCCAGCTCCTCGACGAGCGTGAACTGCGCGGGGTCATCGGGCACGAGCTGTCCCATGTCTACAACCGGGACATCCTGGTCTCCTCGGTGGCGGGCGCACTTGCCACGATGATCACTTATCTCGGTTACGTCGGCCTGTTCTTCGGCGGCGGGGACGACGATGAGGGCCCAGGTTTCATCGGTGTCCTGCTCATGATGGTGCTCGGCCCGGTCGCCGCCGGGATGATCCAGATGGCCATCTCCCGATCCCGTGAGTACCAGGCGGACGAATCCGGGGCACGGCTGACCGGTGACCCGCTGGCGCTCGCCTCCGCGCTGAGGAAGATCGAGATGGGCACCCGGCAGCTGCCGCTCCCCGAGAACGGCCGCATCGCCTCCGCCTCTCATCTCATGATCGCCAGCCCCTTCCGCGGCGCTGGAATCGGCCGGATGTTCTCCACTCATCCGCCCACCTCCGAACGTGTCGCCCGGCTGGAGCGGATGGCCGGCTACCGCCGCTGA
- a CDS encoding WD40 repeat domain-containing protein — translation MKAFRRPALLIGVLFVIMGAGAPVEADMAAEAIGPSVRYAGLNGCFCAPWTLWTWDGQVIRLTDARVFTGKAGKQRAPLALSPDGEYVAYFRREDGALVIRGMSTGRVREVPGVQWSRRLRATRIDLAPAGRYLVLGSEQDDRVLDARSGRSTVVPSGLQPWSFSPGAKLMLAVDDEFRAEIYSTATLTERGHAPVGGALSPDGTTVAHFTSDDSAIILWDVAAGRSGGRQPIPLPAAKIPVRLRWDGPGHLDLQMVVPGKVGNGVDAVYSWYRLDLGSGAAQPVDTFTVPGSVYNPIVAGLSP, via the coding sequence ATGAAGGCGTTCCGCAGACCTGCCCTTCTCATCGGCGTGCTCTTCGTGATCATGGGGGCAGGGGCTCCGGTGGAGGCGGACATGGCGGCGGAGGCCATCGGGCCTTCGGTCCGCTATGCGGGGCTGAACGGCTGCTTCTGCGCCCCCTGGACGCTCTGGACCTGGGACGGCCAGGTGATCAGGCTCACGGACGCCCGGGTGTTCACGGGAAAAGCGGGTAAACAGCGGGCGCCGCTGGCGCTGTCTCCCGACGGGGAGTACGTCGCCTACTTCCGTCGCGAGGACGGAGCGCTCGTCATCCGTGGAATGTCCACCGGAAGGGTGCGCGAGGTGCCCGGGGTGCAGTGGTCGCGCCGGCTACGTGCCACGCGGATCGACCTCGCCCCTGCCGGGCGTTACCTGGTTCTCGGCAGCGAGCAGGATGACAGGGTCCTCGACGCGCGGAGCGGGAGGAGCACGGTGGTGCCATCGGGGCTGCAGCCATGGAGCTTCAGCCCCGGCGCCAAGCTGATGCTCGCCGTCGACGACGAGTTCAGGGCGGAGATCTACTCGACGGCCACCCTGACCGAGAGGGGTCACGCCCCCGTGGGGGGCGCACTCAGCCCGGACGGCACGACCGTCGCCCACTTCACCTCCGACGACTCGGCCATCATCCTGTGGGACGTGGCAGCCGGAAGATCGGGTGGCCGGCAACCGATCCCGCTTCCCGCCGCGAAGATCCCCGTGCGGCTCCGCTGGGACGGCCCCGGCCACCTCGACCTGCAGATGGTCGTCCCCGGCAAGGTCGGTAACGGGGTCGACGCCGTCTACAGCTGGTATCGGCTGGACCTGGGGTCGGGCGCTGCCCAGCCGGTGGACACCTTCACCGTGCCCGGTTCCGTCTATAACCCGATCGTCGCCGGGCTCAGCCCCTGA